The following are encoded together in the Bubalus bubalis isolate 160015118507 breed Murrah chromosome 14, NDDB_SH_1, whole genome shotgun sequence genome:
- the PAX1 gene encoding paired box protein Pax-1, with protein MAHADSRDRTGSARRDSEEPPVTVGGALGAAPVPARPFSAHPPVFSPFPSLWPGASAEQTYGEVNQLGGVFVNGRPLPNAIRLRIVELAQLGIRPCDISRQLRVSHGCVSKILARYNETGSILPGAIGGSKPRVTTPNVVKHIRDYKQGDPGIFAWEIRDRLLADGVCDKYNVPSVSSISRILRNKIGSLAQPGPYEGSKQPPPQPALPYNHIYQYPYPSPVSSTGAKMGSHHGVPGTAGHVSIPRSWPSAHSVSNILGIRTFMEQTGALAGSEGAAYSPKMEDWAGVNRAAFPASPAVNGLEKPALDTDIKYTQSASGLSAVGGFLPACAYPASNQHGVYSSPAGGYLAPGPPWPPAQGPPLAPPGASVTVHGGELAAAVTFKHPNREVADRKPPSPGGKAPDGLGSLHGLPIPASTS; from the exons ATGG CGCATGCCGACTCCCGGGACCGGACGGGATCCGCTCGCCGGGATTCTGAGGAGCCGCCGGTCACCGTCGGAGGCGCTCTGGGTGCGGCCCCTGTCCCCGCGCGGCCATTCTCGGCTCACCCGCCGGtgttctctcccttcccctcactcTGGCCGGGCGCGTCCGCAGAGCAGACCTACGGCGAGGTGAACCAGCTGGGCGGTGTGTTCGTCAACGGCCGGCCACTGCCCAACGCCATCCGCCTGCGCATCGTGGAGCTGGCGCAGCTGGGCATCCGACCCTGTGACATCAGCCGGCAGCTTCGCGTGTCCCACGGCTGCGTGAGCAAGATCCTGGCGCGCTACAACGAGACGGGCTCCATCCTGCCCGGAGCTATTGGGGGCAGCAAACCTCGCGTCACCACCCCCAACGTGGTCAAGCATATCCGGGACTACAAGCAGGGCGACCCCGGCATCTTCGCCTGGGAGATCCGCGACCGGCTGCTGGCCGACGGCGTCTGCGACAAGTACAACGTGCCCTCGGTGAGCTCCATCAGCCGTATTCTGCGCAATAAGATTGGCAGCCTGGCGCAGCCCGGGCCCTACGAGGGAAGCAAGCAGCCGCCGCCGCAGCCGGCGCTCCCCTACAACCACATCTACCAGTACCCCTACCCCAGCCCCGTGTCGTCCACGGGCGCCAAGATGGGCAGCCACCACGGGGTCCCGGGCACAGCCGGCCACGTCAGCATCCCCCGTTCATGGCCCTCGGCTCACTCGGTCAGCAACATCTTGGGCATCCGGACGTTTATGGAGCAAACAG GGGCCCTGGCGGGGAGCGAAGGCGCCGCCTACTCCCCGAAGATGGAAGACTGGGCGGGAGTGAACCGCGCGGCCTTTCCCGCCAGCCCCGCTGTGAACGGGCTCGAGAAACCTGCCTTAGACACGGACATTAAATACACGCAG TCGGCCTCCGGCCTTTCCGCGGTGGGCGGCTTCCTTCCGGCTTGCGCCTACCCGGCCTCCAACCAGCACGGCGTGTACAGCTCGCCGGCCGGCGGCTACCTCGCCCCGGGCCCGCCGTGGCCGCCGGCGCAGGGTCCCCCGCTGGCGCCCCCGGGCGCCAGCGTCACCGTGCACGGCGGGGAGCTCGCGGCAGCCGTGACCTTCAAGCATCCCAACCGAGAAG TGGCCGACCGGAAGCCGCCCAGCCCCGGCGGCAAGGCCCCAGACGGCCTCGGGAGCTTACACGGACTACCCATCCCGGCCTCGACC